In a single window of the Deinococcus yavapaiensis KR-236 genome:
- a CDS encoding LysE family translocator, with protein MPDLATLEVFSLAALALLIVPGPAVMYIVTRSAHQGRRAGLASALGVQIGTLVHVVAAAIGLSALVLSSAVAFTVVKWAGAAYLVYLGLRTLLARSEAFAVVTPEPRPLARIFWQGALVNVLNPKTALFFFAFLPQFVRPERGPVAPQVLVLGALFALLATCTDSTYALLAGTLGDKLRERRAFARRQKYVTGGVYVALGVGTALTERTP; from the coding sequence ATGCCGGACCTCGCCACACTCGAAGTGTTCTCGCTCGCCGCGCTCGCCTTGCTGATCGTGCCGGGACCCGCCGTGATGTACATCGTGACGCGCAGCGCGCATCAGGGACGTCGCGCGGGTCTCGCGTCCGCGCTCGGCGTGCAAATCGGGACGCTCGTGCACGTCGTTGCCGCCGCGATCGGTCTTTCGGCGCTCGTGCTGTCGAGCGCCGTCGCGTTCACGGTCGTGAAGTGGGCGGGCGCCGCGTACCTCGTGTACTTGGGACTTCGCACCTTGCTCGCCCGCTCGGAAGCGTTTGCCGTCGTCACGCCCGAGCCGCGTCCGCTCGCGCGCATCTTTTGGCAAGGCGCGCTCGTGAACGTCCTCAACCCGAAGACGGCGTTGTTTTTCTTCGCGTTCCTGCCGCAGTTCGTGCGTCCCGAGCGCGGTCCGGTCGCGCCGCAGGTTCTGGTGCTCGGCGCGCTCTTCGCGCTGCTGGCCACGTGTACGGACAGCACGTACGCCTTGCTCGCGGGGACGCTCGGAGACAAGTTACGCGAACGGCGGGCGTTCGCGCGCCGACAAAAGTACGTGACGGGCGGCGTTTACGTCGCGCTCGGCGTGGGAACCGCCTTGACGGAGCGAACGCCGTGA
- a CDS encoding ankyrin repeat domain-containing protein, whose protein sequence is MTCDRHPPSLDDETLAYVQAVFDLVRAGDAERLANLLRRGLPANLLNQKGDSLLMLASYHGHHAAARVLLEHGADPELRNDAGQTSILAAAFKGDVEMTRLLLAHGANVESTMPDGKTTLFMAAMFGRDEIVDVLLAHGADLHARDARGMSVSDAASLMGADDTAAKLRRRMQEG, encoded by the coding sequence ATGACCTGTGATCGCCATCCGCCGAGTCTCGACGACGAGACCCTGGCGTACGTACAAGCGGTGTTCGACCTCGTTCGTGCGGGCGACGCCGAGCGGCTCGCGAACTTGCTGCGCCGAGGTTTGCCGGCCAATCTGCTCAACCAGAAGGGCGACAGCTTGCTGATGCTCGCCAGCTATCACGGACATCACGCCGCCGCGCGAGTCCTCTTGGAGCACGGAGCGGACCCGGAGCTTCGCAACGACGCGGGTCAAACTTCGATCCTCGCGGCGGCCTTCAAGGGCGACGTGGAGATGACGAGGTTGCTGCTCGCGCACGGCGCGAACGTGGAAAGCACCATGCCGGACGGCAAGACGACGCTGTTCATGGCAGCGATGTTCGGGCGCGACGAGATCGTCGACGTGTTGCTCGCGCACGGCGCGGACCTCCACGCACGTGACGCTCGCGGCATGAGCGTCTCGGACGCCGCCTCGTTGATGGGCGCGGACGACACGGCGGCGAAGTTACGACGTCGGATGCAGGAGGGATGA
- a CDS encoding acyltransferase family protein, which produces MERPANVLPARPLRAAERQADGPEIERLEAVDVTRGLAIVAVVVHHVSGLALPLAAPGVAHTALAVLNRSLLFVVPTFLLVTALVLTRSALHAFDARRYYAARARTALGPYLVWTVLYVLFRVATRQDAPDVLLDAKRWWIWLRYGKGYFHLYFLLIALQFYLVLPLALPLARKRPSLRVTLGVALAVQLAVFALNRQVLHLRFPGTMVAWYLPALALGVALGAQNVDVAAWWRRTWRPVSLAALVTFLWFVPLAVTLLDGERVGTLAYAAANTAYTVSAALVVFGLSHALVKTRGGRALSFLGTVSLQVYLLHPALLTLLKAHLPTGGTTLAGAAIGLAIVALGVPVLVAWMLRGTLLSRVLFGR; this is translated from the coding sequence ATGGAGCGACCGGCGAACGTGCTGCCCGCCCGCCCTCTCCGCGCCGCCGAAAGGCAAGCCGATGGCCCCGAAATCGAGCGCTTGGAGGCCGTCGACGTGACACGCGGCCTCGCCATCGTCGCGGTCGTCGTGCATCACGTCAGCGGGCTCGCTTTGCCGCTCGCGGCGCCCGGAGTGGCGCACACCGCGTTGGCCGTGCTGAACCGTTCGCTGCTGTTCGTCGTGCCGACCTTCCTGCTCGTGACGGCGCTCGTGCTGACGCGCTCAGCCCTGCACGCCTTCGATGCGCGCCGCTACTACGCGGCGCGCGCCCGCACGGCGCTCGGACCGTACCTCGTGTGGACGGTCTTGTACGTTCTTTTCCGCGTTGCCACGCGTCAGGACGCGCCCGATGTGCTTCTCGACGCCAAGCGCTGGTGGATCTGGCTGCGTTACGGAAAGGGGTACTTTCACCTGTACTTCCTGCTGATCGCCTTGCAGTTCTACCTCGTGCTGCCGCTCGCGCTGCCACTCGCCCGCAAGCGGCCCTCTCTCCGGGTGACGCTCGGCGTGGCGCTCGCCGTGCAACTCGCCGTGTTCGCCCTCAATCGCCAAGTGCTTCACCTTCGCTTTCCCGGCACGATGGTCGCGTGGTACCTTCCGGCGCTCGCGCTCGGCGTGGCGCTCGGCGCGCAGAACGTCGACGTCGCGGCGTGGTGGCGTCGCACGTGGCGGCCCGTGTCACTCGCGGCGCTCGTGACGTTCTTGTGGTTCGTGCCGCTCGCCGTGACTCTCCTCGATGGTGAGCGAGTCGGGACGTTGGCGTACGCGGCCGCCAACACCGCGTATACGGTTTCTGCGGCCCTTGTGGTGTTCGGCTTGTCGCACGCGCTCGTCAAGACGCGCGGTGGGCGCGCGCTCTCGTTTCTCGGAACGGTGAGCTTGCAAGTGTACTTGCTTCACCCCGCGTTGCTGACCTTGCTCAAGGCGCACCTGCCGACGGGAGGGACGACGCTGGCCGGGGCCGCGATAGGGTTGGCCATCGTCGCGCTCGGCGTCCCGGTCCTCGTGGCGTGGATGTTGAGGGGCACGCTGCTGTCACGGGTGCTGTTCGGACGTTGA
- the pulA gene encoding pullulanase-type alpha-1,6-glucosidase: MRKFAMLATLALAASAVAQTAIPEGVARVHYQRADGNYTGWGLHVWEDTTENVAWDKPLAASGKDADSVFFDVKLKPNAKALGLIVHKGDDKDPGADLWADLSKGRELWIKSGSTLVSYAKGAAGVDATKKPEAQTVAQAAPAASAAASTATQTPVKEGFARIYYFRPDGNYDGWGLHAWEDITVSVDWAKPLTPTGKNESGVYWDVPLKDAAKKVGFIVHKGDDKDPGADLFIDLSKGREVYVTSGKAEFAYQNPRPSAPAVPANAVRVNYFRPDGNYTGWGLHAWEDTTAQVEWTKPLNPTGTTDFGVYWDVPMKTDWAKLGFLIHKGDDKDPGPDMFVNKADGNQVWIVSGQSTIYKQRPDTSVRTVGDLTKMQAIWVSRDTLAVKPELLANGALVNLYYAPAAGLKLTPTGVTGGQSVPLLPVDGGLTAAQRARFPHLAGYAAVRVRSEDAAKLPEILRSQTAVSSTGLDDKLVDVTGTQIAGALDDLYFYGGQLGATWQGNVPSLRLWAPTAQSVKLHLFDAATGGTARVTDMRRDGGTWTITGANDWKGKYYLYEVNVYSPYTQKVERNLVTDPYSVALSLNSARSQLVNLSDAAFKPNGWDALKKPELRSVSDLTLYELHVRDFSAIDTTVPANQRGTYLAFTQQGANGMKHLKALAQAGLKAVHLLPTFDIATIEENKANWKSPGDLAKLPANSDAQQAAANAVRDQDAFNWGYDPYHYNVPEGSYAVNPDQRTLEYRTMVAALNGAGLRVVQDVVYNHTNASGQADRSVLDKIVPSYYQRLNLNGVVENSTCCSNTASENRMMEKLMVDSVVFWAKSYKIDGFRFDLMGHHMVSNMQAVRRALDALTLDKDGVDGKKIYVYGEGWDFGEVQGGKRGANATQVRLFGQGIGTFNDRIRDAIRGGSPFGGLQEQGFATGLVTIPNGQAANTDRTRLARLTDWIKIGLTGNLRDYRLVNGQGQTVTGGQIDYNGAPAGYAASPRESINYSSAHDNQTLFDAILLKAPANATTAQRVRMNDLAMSVVAFGQGIPFFHAGEEMLRSKSFDTDSYNSGDWFNAIDWTGKDNGFGRGLPPAEKNGSNWDLYRPLLGNAALKPTVADVTRATDHMREILGIRASSSLFRMETAQQVQQGLTFLNNGPSATPGLIVMRLTGQTSATNPYRNVLVVFNAGAAAVNFSDASLRDLNLELHPIFAKSTDAIVKQSRFANGTASVPGLTTAVFVGR, from the coding sequence GTGAGAAAATTTGCGATGCTCGCGACGCTCGCGCTCGCCGCCTCGGCGGTGGCGCAAACAGCCATTCCCGAAGGAGTGGCGCGTGTTCACTACCAACGTGCCGACGGCAACTACACGGGGTGGGGTCTGCACGTTTGGGAAGACACCACCGAGAACGTGGCGTGGGACAAGCCGCTCGCGGCGAGCGGCAAGGACGCCGACAGCGTATTCTTCGACGTGAAGCTCAAGCCGAACGCGAAGGCGCTGGGCCTGATCGTTCACAAGGGCGACGACAAGGACCCCGGCGCCGACTTGTGGGCCGACCTCTCGAAGGGCCGCGAGTTGTGGATCAAGTCCGGCTCGACCCTCGTGAGCTACGCCAAGGGCGCGGCGGGCGTGGATGCCACGAAGAAACCCGAGGCGCAGACGGTCGCGCAAGCGGCGCCCGCCGCCAGCGCGGCGGCGAGCACGGCGACCCAGACGCCCGTCAAGGAAGGCTTCGCGCGCATCTACTATTTCCGTCCCGACGGCAACTACGACGGGTGGGGCCTGCACGCGTGGGAAGACATCACGGTGAGCGTCGACTGGGCCAAGCCGCTCACGCCGACCGGCAAGAACGAAAGCGGCGTGTACTGGGACGTGCCCCTCAAGGACGCGGCGAAGAAGGTCGGCTTCATCGTCCACAAGGGCGACGACAAGGACCCGGGCGCCGACCTGTTCATCGACCTCTCGAAGGGCCGCGAAGTGTACGTTACGAGCGGCAAGGCCGAGTTCGCGTATCAAAATCCGCGTCCCAGCGCGCCTGCCGTGCCCGCGAACGCCGTCCGCGTGAACTACTTCCGCCCCGACGGCAACTACACGGGGTGGGGTCTGCACGCGTGGGAGGACACCACCGCGCAAGTCGAGTGGACCAAGCCGCTCAATCCCACCGGCACGACCGACTTCGGCGTGTACTGGGACGTGCCGATGAAGACGGACTGGGCGAAGCTCGGGTTCCTCATCCACAAGGGTGACGACAAGGACCCCGGCCCCGACATGTTCGTCAACAAGGCGGACGGCAATCAAGTCTGGATCGTGAGCGGTCAAAGCACCATCTACAAGCAACGGCCCGACACGTCGGTGCGCACCGTCGGCGACCTCACGAAGATGCAGGCGATTTGGGTGAGCCGCGACACGCTCGCCGTGAAGCCCGAACTGCTCGCCAACGGCGCCCTCGTGAACTTGTACTACGCGCCCGCCGCGGGCCTCAAGCTCACGCCGACGGGCGTCACGGGCGGGCAGAGCGTTCCCCTCCTCCCCGTCGACGGCGGATTGACGGCGGCGCAGCGCGCCCGCTTCCCCCACCTCGCCGGGTACGCCGCCGTGCGCGTGCGATCCGAGGACGCCGCCAAGCTTCCCGAGATCCTGCGCTCGCAAACCGCCGTGTCGTCCACGGGCCTCGACGACAAGCTCGTGGACGTGACGGGCACCCAGATCGCCGGGGCGCTCGACGACTTGTACTTCTACGGCGGGCAACTCGGCGCCACTTGGCAAGGCAACGTTCCGAGCCTGCGCCTGTGGGCGCCGACCGCGCAAAGCGTGAAGCTGCACTTGTTCGACGCCGCGACGGGCGGCACGGCCCGCGTGACGGACATGCGCCGTGACGGCGGCACGTGGACGATCACGGGCGCCAACGACTGGAAGGGCAAGTACTACCTGTACGAAGTCAACGTGTACTCGCCGTACACCCAGAAGGTCGAGCGCAACCTCGTCACGGATCCGTACTCGGTGGCCCTTTCGCTGAACTCGGCGCGCAGCCAGCTCGTGAACCTGAGTGACGCCGCGTTCAAGCCGAACGGCTGGGACGCCCTCAAGAAGCCCGAACTGCGCTCGGTGAGCGACCTCACGCTGTACGAGTTGCACGTGCGCGACTTCAGCGCCATCGACACGACCGTCCCGGCCAATCAGCGCGGCACCTACCTCGCGTTCACGCAGCAAGGCGCCAACGGCATGAAGCACCTCAAGGCCCTCGCGCAAGCGGGCCTCAAGGCCGTGCACTTGCTGCCGACCTTCGACATCGCCACGATCGAGGAGAACAAGGCGAATTGGAAGTCGCCCGGCGACCTCGCGAAGCTTCCGGCGAACTCCGACGCTCAGCAAGCGGCGGCCAACGCCGTGCGCGACCAGGACGCCTTCAACTGGGGCTACGATCCTTACCACTACAACGTCCCCGAAGGCAGCTACGCCGTCAATCCCGACCAGCGCACCTTGGAGTACCGCACCATGGTCGCGGCGCTCAACGGAGCGGGTCTGCGCGTCGTGCAGGACGTCGTGTACAACCACACGAACGCGTCGGGCCAAGCCGACCGCAGCGTCCTCGACAAGATCGTGCCGTCGTACTACCAGCGCCTCAACCTCAACGGCGTCGTCGAAAACTCCACGTGCTGCTCGAACACCGCGTCCGAGAACCGCATGATGGAAAAGCTCATGGTGGACTCCGTCGTGTTCTGGGCGAAGAGCTACAAGATCGACGGCTTCCGCTTCGACCTCATGGGTCACCACATGGTCAGCAACATGCAAGCCGTGCGCCGCGCCCTCGACGCCCTCACCCTCGACAAGGACGGCGTGGACGGCAAGAAGATCTACGTGTACGGCGAGGGCTGGGACTTCGGCGAAGTGCAAGGCGGCAAGCGCGGCGCGAACGCCACGCAAGTTCGCCTGTTCGGTCAAGGCATCGGGACCTTCAACGACCGCATCCGTGACGCGATTCGCGGTGGCAGCCCCTTCGGCGGTCTCCAAGAGCAAGGATTCGCGACGGGCCTCGTGACGATTCCGAATGGGCAAGCGGCGAACACCGACCGTACCCGCCTCGCGCGCCTCACGGACTGGATCAAGATCGGCCTGACCGGCAACCTGCGCGACTACCGCCTGGTCAACGGCCAAGGCCAGACCGTGACGGGCGGGCAAATCGACTACAACGGCGCGCCCGCCGGGTACGCCGCCAGCCCGCGCGAGTCGATCAACTACTCGTCGGCGCACGACAACCAGACCCTCTTCGACGCGATTTTGCTCAAGGCTCCGGCGAACGCCACGACGGCGCAGCGCGTTCGCATGAACGACCTCGCCATGAGCGTCGTCGCGTTCGGGCAAGGCATTCCCTTCTTCCACGCGGGCGAGGAGATGCTGCGCTCCAAGAGCTTCGACACCGACTCGTACAACTCCGGCGATTGGTTCAACGCCATCGATTGGACGGGCAAGGACAACGGCTTCGGTCGCGGCTTGCCGCCCGCCGAGAAGAACGGCTCGAACTGGGATCTGTACCGTCCCCTGCTCGGCAACGCCGCCTTGAAGCCCACGGTCGCCGACGTCACGCGCGCCACGGACCACATGCGTGAAATCCTCGGGATTCGCGCGTCCAGCAGCCTCTTCCGCATGGAGACCGCGCAGCAGGTGCAGCAGGGCCTGACGTTCCTCAACAACGGCCCGAGCGCCACGCCCGGCTTGATCGTCATGCGCCTCACGGGTCAGACGAGCGCCACGAATCCCTACCGCAACGTCCTCGTGGTGTTCAACGCGGGCGCAGCGGCCGTGAACTTCAGCGACGCCTCCTTGCGCGACTTGAACCTCGAATTGCACCCGATCTTCGCGAAGTCCACCGACGCCATCGTGAAGCAAAGCCGCTTCGCCAACGGCACGGCGAGCGTGCCGGGCCTCACGACGGCCGTCTTCGTGGGCCGCTGA
- a CDS encoding GNAT family N-acetyltransferase, with translation MTSRFEVRVATNDDVRAASDVLQAAARFLIERGEPLWDPRDFRCERLARFVTSGELHVTREDGEVVGAFLLQREDELFWPHALRGEALYVHKLATHPDRAGRGAASAALRFALKRARDANCSFVRLDCAPHPRLCAFYERFGFRRYGTDLWRVGSFEAARYELRVS, from the coding sequence ATGACTTCTCGCTTTGAAGTTCGAGTTGCCACGAACGACGACGTGCGCGCCGCGAGCGACGTTTTACAAGCCGCCGCTCGCTTCCTTATCGAACGTGGCGAGCCGTTGTGGGATCCCCGAGACTTCCGGTGCGAGCGCCTCGCGCGTTTCGTCACGTCCGGGGAGTTGCACGTCACTCGGGAGGACGGAGAAGTCGTGGGAGCGTTTCTGCTGCAGCGTGAAGACGAGTTGTTCTGGCCGCACGCTCTCAGAGGAGAGGCGCTCTACGTCCACAAGCTCGCGACGCACCCCGACCGCGCGGGTCGCGGAGCCGCGTCCGCCGCCTTGCGGTTCGCGCTGAAGCGGGCTCGAGACGCGAACTGCTCGTTCGTACGCCTCGATTGCGCGCCTCACCCGAGGCTGTGCGCTTTTTACGAACGCTTCGGTTTTCGTCGGTACGGAACGGACTTGTGGCGCGTCGGCTCGTTCGAGGCCGCGCGCTACGAGCTTCGCGTCTCGTAG
- a CDS encoding YgfZ/GcvT domain-containing protein, producing the protein MRFTHLPSSSLRLTGADRVDFVQGQMTNDLKRASVPGMVEACFLNVRGQIEFHARVYKRTDDVYLHLASGEAPKLAERLRKYVIFDQVELEDLSDTLSTLHVWTEDLPGWQANGPDTRSFDLEGTAALASRVNRTGRPGLDVHVLTRHLERVVPHLGEPVSLDELNRARVLAGIPDVHEDRLQGNLLQEVGLEPAISYRKGCYVGQEIMARLEARGNTRFRLAALQGADLPSFADVTSNGKSVGTTGASIGERVLVKLRKEVEVGATVDVGGVTAVVVEARPVPHTAEG; encoded by the coding sequence ATGCGTTTCACCCACCTTCCTTCCAGCTCACTGCGCCTCACCGGAGCCGACCGCGTGGACTTCGTGCAAGGGCAGATGACGAACGACTTGAAGCGCGCCTCCGTGCCCGGCATGGTCGAGGCGTGCTTCTTGAACGTGCGAGGACAAATCGAATTTCACGCTCGCGTGTACAAGCGTACGGACGACGTGTACCTGCACCTCGCTTCAGGGGAAGCCCCGAAACTCGCCGAGCGACTCCGAAAGTACGTCATCTTCGATCAAGTCGAACTCGAAGACTTGTCGGACACGCTGAGCACCCTGCACGTGTGGACCGAGGACTTGCCCGGCTGGCAAGCCAACGGACCGGACACGCGAAGCTTCGACCTCGAAGGCACGGCGGCGCTCGCCTCTCGCGTGAACCGCACCGGCCGCCCTGGACTGGACGTGCACGTCCTGACGCGTCACCTCGAGCGCGTCGTGCCTCACCTCGGCGAGCCCGTCTCGCTCGACGAACTCAACCGCGCGCGCGTCCTCGCCGGAATTCCCGACGTTCACGAGGACCGTTTGCAAGGAAACCTCTTGCAGGAAGTCGGGCTCGAGCCCGCCATCTCTTACCGAAAAGGTTGTTACGTGGGGCAAGAGATCATGGCCCGCCTCGAAGCGCGCGGCAACACGCGCTTCCGACTCGCCGCGCTGCAAGGCGCGGACCTTCCCTCGTTCGCGGACGTCACGTCGAACGGCAAATCGGTCGGTACGACGGGCGCGTCCATCGGCGAGCGCGTCCTCGTGAAGCTTCGCAAGGAAGTCGAGGTCGGCGCGACCGTCGACGTGGGCGGCGTGACCGCGGTCGTCGTGGAGGCGCGGCCCGTGCCGCACACGGCCGAAGGATGA
- a CDS encoding YqhA family protein — MPGPRARPAQLAYQEDMTRPESRPAARNAGTPPTALSHIIGRSRFIVIVAVVAVMLVAVSLFLLGVVQAAQGVWGAWREVLSGNFQATTLTVEFLEIVSTMLKAVVFYIIGVGLYSLFIAPLNLTLSLGVETLSDLESKVVSVVIVILAVTFLEHFIRWEEPLETLQFGGALASVVFALVFFQRYSHKVKEEQQTHNPDAQARAQKELFEKDNEERVIRDDEIKPTRSGPTPD, encoded by the coding sequence GTGCCGGGTCCTCGTGCGCGGCCCGCGCAACTCGCGTACCAAGAAGACATGACCCGCCCCGAATCGCGCCCCGCCGCGCGCAACGCCGGAACGCCCCCGACGGCGCTCAGCCACATTATCGGACGGTCGCGCTTCATCGTGATTGTGGCCGTCGTCGCCGTGATGCTCGTCGCCGTGTCCCTCTTCCTGCTCGGCGTCGTTCAAGCCGCGCAAGGCGTGTGGGGCGCGTGGCGAGAAGTGCTGAGCGGCAACTTCCAAGCGACGACGCTCACCGTGGAGTTCCTGGAGATCGTCTCCACGATGCTCAAGGCCGTCGTGTTCTACATCATCGGCGTGGGCCTCTACTCGCTGTTCATCGCGCCCCTCAACCTCACGCTCAGCCTCGGCGTCGAGACCCTGTCCGACCTCGAAAGCAAGGTCGTGAGCGTCGTCATCGTGATTCTCGCCGTGACTTTCCTGGAGCACTTCATTCGCTGGGAAGAACCGCTCGAGACGCTGCAGTTCGGCGGTGCGCTCGCGTCGGTCGTGTTCGCCCTCGTGTTCTTTCAGCGCTACAGCCACAAAGTCAAGGAGGAGCAGCAAACTCACAATCCCGACGCGCAAGCCCGCGCCCAAAAGGAACTGTTCGAGAAGGACAACGAGGAGCGCGTCATTCGCGACGACGAGATCAAGCCGACTCGTTCCGGGCCGACCCCGGATTGA
- a CDS encoding phosphodiester glycosidase family protein: protein MNPTVGRKWAALALSALGSLAFATLAPQRRVVQANGVSVSATVVRVPLSQYEVRVATAGSRVHSNASLLSIATAAKAECAINGTFLAAYAGETGEPYGTVVVEGRALHLGSSGTRLDVGFDGRMRFVREDLRIRGAVGSSSWYAYNLNVTPRTSNYSYVFTPDFGPRLTFAPDAAVVVRGGVVTRVTRREAVFVPADGFVIALDGVEVAQLAHRFSVGASVTYRVVDAANGELNVRFGVGAGPLLVSGGRVVANPAAEGFRDAKVLTARTARSAVGLTASGELLLVTMANASIAQTASVLRSLGAIDAMNLDGGASSGLVCGGRVVTPSGRALANAIVVKAKP from the coding sequence GTGAATCCGACCGTCGGGAGGAAGTGGGCGGCTTTGGCGTTGTCGGCGCTCGGCTCGCTGGCGTTCGCGACGCTCGCGCCGCAACGTCGAGTCGTGCAAGCGAACGGCGTGAGCGTCTCGGCGACGGTCGTGCGCGTGCCGCTTTCGCAGTACGAGGTGCGGGTTGCGACGGCGGGGTCGCGCGTGCACTCGAACGCGTCCCTGCTGAGCATCGCGACGGCGGCGAAAGCGGAATGCGCGATCAACGGAACGTTTCTCGCGGCGTACGCGGGTGAGACGGGCGAGCCGTACGGCACGGTGGTCGTGGAAGGGCGGGCCTTGCACCTCGGTTCGAGCGGGACGCGCTTGGACGTCGGGTTCGACGGGCGGATGCGGTTCGTACGCGAGGACTTGCGCATTCGCGGCGCGGTCGGATCGTCGTCGTGGTACGCGTACAACCTCAACGTCACCCCGAGGACTTCGAACTACAGTTACGTCTTCACGCCGGACTTCGGTCCGCGTTTGACCTTCGCCCCCGACGCCGCCGTGGTCGTTCGCGGCGGCGTCGTGACGCGTGTGACGCGGCGAGAAGCCGTCTTCGTGCCCGCGGACGGCTTCGTGATCGCGCTCGACGGCGTGGAGGTCGCGCAACTCGCCCATCGCTTTTCGGTCGGGGCGAGCGTGACGTACCGCGTCGTGGACGCGGCGAACGGCGAGTTGAACGTTCGGTTCGGCGTCGGCGCGGGGCCGCTGTTGGTGTCGGGCGGGCGAGTCGTGGCGAATCCCGCCGCCGAGGGATTTCGGGACGCGAAGGTGTTGACGGCGCGCACGGCGAGGTCGGCGGTGGGCTTGACGGCGAGCGGCGAGTTGCTCCTCGTGACGATGGCGAACGCGTCGATCGCGCAGACGGCGAGCGTACTGCGGTCGCTCGGCGCGATCGACGCGATGAACCTCGACGGAGGCGCGTCGAGCGGTCTCGTGTGCGGCGGGCGCGTCGTGACGCCGTCGGGACGCGCCCTCGCGAACGCGATCGTGGTGAAGGCGAAGCCGTGA
- the fmt gene encoding methionyl-tRNA formyltransferase: MKVAFFGSPAFALPVFEAVRAEFDVVLVVAQPDKPVGRGLKLTPPPIAARARELGLSLAQPQKLRKNAEFEEVLQSSGADVAVTCAYGKILPGSLLRLPPHGFLNTHTSLLPKYRGAAPIQWALIEGETVTGTTIMQTDEGMDTGPILLQEALAIEPNWTNVELAGALSEQASRLIVRALRDLDHLSPTAQDDALATHARMLEKADGELRWTDAAQRVYDRYRGTFGWPGSFTAWKGKSLKVNTLRPASGRGEPGEVLTLGDGLVVACGEGAVELLTVQPEGKKPMNARDWWNGAGGKLGDRFEFSS; this comes from the coding sequence TTGAAAGTCGCGTTTTTCGGCTCGCCGGCCTTCGCGCTCCCCGTCTTCGAAGCGGTGCGCGCCGAGTTCGACGTCGTCCTCGTCGTCGCCCAGCCCGACAAGCCCGTCGGACGCGGCTTGAAGCTCACGCCGCCTCCGATCGCCGCTCGCGCGCGCGAACTCGGCTTGTCGCTCGCTCAACCACAAAAGCTGCGGAAAAACGCCGAGTTCGAAGAGGTTCTGCAAAGCAGCGGCGCCGACGTCGCCGTGACGTGCGCGTACGGCAAGATCTTGCCGGGCTCCCTTTTGCGGTTGCCACCGCACGGCTTCCTCAACACGCACACGAGCCTTCTGCCGAAGTACCGAGGCGCGGCGCCCATCCAATGGGCCCTCATCGAAGGCGAGACCGTCACGGGCACGACGATCATGCAGACGGACGAAGGCATGGACACCGGGCCGATTCTGCTGCAAGAAGCCCTCGCGATCGAGCCGAACTGGACGAACGTGGAGCTCGCGGGCGCCTTGAGCGAGCAGGCGAGCCGCCTCATCGTGCGGGCCTTGCGCGACCTCGACCACCTCTCCCCCACCGCGCAAGACGACGCGCTGGCGACGCACGCGCGCATGCTGGAAAAGGCCGACGGCGAGCTTCGCTGGACGGACGCCGCCCAACGCGTGTACGACCGCTACCGAGGCACCTTCGGTTGGCCGGGCAGCTTCACGGCCTGGAAAGGCAAGAGCCTCAAGGTGAACACGCTGAGGCCCGCGAGCGGTCGAGGCGAGCCGGGTGAAGTCCTGACGCTCGGCGACGGTCTCGTCGTCGCGTGCGGGGAAGGCGCGGTGGAACTCCTCACCGTGCAGCCCGAAGGCAAGAAGCCGATGAACGCCCGCGATTGGTGGAACGGTGCGGGCGGCAAGCTCGGGGACCGCTTCGAGTTCTCCTCGTAA
- a CDS encoding macro domain-containing protein, with amino-acid sequence MPITLLQGNIVEQRTDALVTAANKGLLGGGGVDGVIHRAAGPELLRFIRTLGGCPTGSAVISPAFDLERQGVKYVIHAVGPIWRGGRAGEDELLAGAYRHSVELAVRHACQSVAFPSISTGVYGYPAREAARVALRALEQATANLDLDVRVVLFDAETLHEFEGARRELAEEGASSNSS; translated from the coding sequence ATGCCGATCACTTTGCTGCAAGGCAATATCGTAGAACAGCGCACGGACGCTCTCGTGACGGCCGCGAACAAGGGACTCCTCGGTGGGGGAGGCGTCGACGGCGTCATTCACCGCGCGGCCGGACCCGAGTTGCTGCGCTTCATTCGAACCCTCGGCGGATGTCCGACCGGCTCGGCGGTGATTTCGCCCGCCTTCGACCTCGAACGGCAAGGAGTGAAGTACGTTATCCACGCGGTCGGCCCGATTTGGCGAGGAGGTCGCGCGGGCGAAGACGAGTTGCTGGCGGGAGCGTATCGGCACAGCGTGGAACTGGCCGTTCGGCACGCGTGCCAAAGCGTCGCCTTTCCGTCCATCAGCACGGGCGTGTACGGGTATCCCGCGCGAGAAGCGGCGCGCGTCGCTCTTCGCGCGCTCGAGCAAGCGACGGCGAATCTCGACTTGGACGTGCGAGTCGTGCTCTTCGACGCCGAGACGCTGCACGAGTTCGAGGGGGCGCGCCGAGAACTGGCCGAAGAAGGCGCTTCTTCGAATTCGTCATGA